A genomic region of Candidatus Thorarchaeota archaeon contains the following coding sequences:
- a CDS encoding DUF1028 domain-containing protein, which yields MSARPSTFSIVARDPKTSDLGVIVQSKFPAVGSIVPWAKANVGAIATQAWANVSYGPRGLDMLARGMTAQEVLQSLLSDDDGAEHRQVGIVDAAGRAVAYTGDECMDWAGHVTGDGYTCQGNILASEKVVTAMAEAYESTEGDLIDKLFAALRAGQAKGGDRRGMQSAAILVVREGGGYEGGTDRYVDVRVDDHPSPIEELERIFKIYDMTLLSREDPSHLLPIQGDISLKIQQALAALDLLSEVEHGVFPEAAQSALQKYISINNFENKMREDGKIWKSVYEWLLADAGLDP from the coding sequence ATGTCTGCGAGACCATCTACATTCTCTATTGTTGCGCGTGATCCGAAGACCAGTGATCTTGGAGTAATTGTCCAGAGCAAATTTCCTGCGGTCGGATCCATTGTGCCATGGGCAAAAGCCAATGTCGGGGCCATTGCCACACAAGCTTGGGCCAATGTCTCCTATGGTCCACGTGGACTCGATATGTTGGCGAGAGGTATGACCGCACAAGAGGTACTTCAGTCCCTCCTCTCTGATGATGACGGTGCTGAACATAGGCAGGTCGGAATTGTTGATGCTGCTGGTCGTGCCGTTGCCTACACTGGTGACGAATGCATGGACTGGGCAGGACACGTGACTGGTGACGGTTACACATGTCAGGGGAACATTCTTGCTTCAGAGAAGGTCGTCACGGCAATGGCTGAGGCCTACGAGTCCACAGAGGGCGACTTGATCGATAAGCTCTTTGCTGCATTGAGAGCAGGGCAGGCCAAAGGTGGTGACCGTCGTGGTATGCAGTCTGCGGCAATCCTTGTTGTACGTGAGGGCGGTGGGTATGAAGGTGGGACCGATCGCTATGTTGATGTACGAGTCGATGATCATCCCAGCCCTATTGAGGAGCTGGAGCGAATCTTCAAAATCTATGATATGACACTCTTGAGTAGAGAAGATCCCAGCCACTTGCTACCTATCCAAGGTGATATCTCTTTGAAGATACAACAGGCCCTTGCTGCTCTTGATTTACTAAGCGAAGTCGAACATGGCGTATTTCCGGAGGCTGCGCAAAGTGCCCTTCAAAAGTACATCTCTATCAATAATTTCGAGAACAAAATGCGCGAGGATGGTAAGATCTGGAAGAGTGTATATGAGTGGTTGCTTGCTGATGCAGGACTTGATCCCTGA
- a CDS encoding energy-coupling factor transporter transmembrane protein EcfT has protein sequence MAFEYIKKDTPLDRMNPLVKMAYVGVALIYALTMNNVTQLAVVIVWILIATLWWIVGKVELRSLGILLSLLKYMVLFLMLLQGLTYRFGDQTVLFQFFDWPSADGTTNYGALTAGGVLFGLFVSTRIVAVLSVIPIFTMTTSMSRLNAALAKVRIPQKIIFMFITAMRFVPLVQDSWKAIIDAQKIRGFDIDKANFYQKIRRAYIPIITPLILLMFRRAMDLEVAINARAFGAKPERTYIEDISFKRVDYFGFLAVGIIFAFIIYLQFYQAQLLWDYLVLIVTFIVTWVINISTTLGVDVWLQSFNTFLLGVPYLSVFLSYFDQHVLTGYGGIVGLIIVLFVVYKLIRKYVR, from the coding sequence ATGGCGTTCGAATATATCAAGAAAGACACTCCCCTTGACAGAATGAACCCTCTTGTCAAGATGGCGTATGTTGGTGTCGCCCTCATCTACGCTTTGACCATGAATAATGTGACGCAACTTGCTGTTGTTATTGTATGGATTCTCATTGCCACACTCTGGTGGATTGTTGGTAAAGTGGAATTGAGAAGTCTAGGAATATTGCTTAGTCTTCTAAAATACATGGTTCTTTTCCTCATGCTTCTACAAGGTCTTACATACAGGTTCGGTGATCAGACCGTCTTGTTCCAGTTCTTTGACTGGCCTTCAGCAGATGGCACCACAAATTATGGTGCTCTCACGGCTGGCGGTGTATTATTCGGCCTGTTTGTCAGCACGAGGATTGTTGCAGTCCTGTCTGTAATTCCAATTTTTACAATGACCACTTCGATGTCGCGATTGAATGCAGCCCTTGCAAAAGTTCGTATTCCTCAGAAGATAATCTTCATGTTTATCACAGCCATGAGATTTGTTCCACTAGTTCAAGATAGCTGGAAGGCTATTATTGATGCGCAGAAGATTAGAGGTTTTGACATCGACAAGGCCAATTTCTATCAGAAAATCAGACGGGCCTATATCCCAATCATAACGCCGCTTATACTTTTGATGTTTAGACGCGCGATGGATCTCGAGGTCGCTATTAATGCCCGCGCGTTTGGAGCAAAGCCAGAACGTACCTACATTGAGGACATCTCATTTAAGAGGGTCGATTATTTTGGCTTTTTAGCAGTAGGTATTATTTTTGCTTTTATAATCTATTTGCAATTTTATCAGGCGCAGCTCTTATGGGACTATCTTGTCTTGATAGTCACCTTCATTGTTACGTGGGTGATCAATATCTCCACTACTCTTGGCGTGGATGTATGGCTTCAAAGCTTCAATACTTTCCTCCTAGGAGTTCCCTACCTCTCAGTGTTCTTGAGTTACTTTGATCAACATGTTCTCACTGGATATGGTGGGATTGTTGGCTTGATAATCGTATTGTTCGTTGTCTATAAACTGATTCGAAAATACGTCAGATGA
- a CDS encoding Lrp/AsnC ligand binding domain-containing protein: protein MTEVIVLINVKAGTVQSVINDIAKIEGVKKVDMVTGPYDIIVYAEIPARDKLRRFVTDIHEYEGIEKTETCVVL from the coding sequence ATGACAGAAGTGATTGTTCTGATCAATGTGAAGGCGGGCACTGTTCAATCGGTAATCAATGATATAGCAAAGATAGAAGGTGTCAAGAAAGTAGACATGGTAACAGGACCGTATGACATAATCGTCTATGCGGAGATCCCAGCACGCGACAAGCTGAGACGATTCGTCACGGACATCCATGAATATGAGGGAATTGAAAAGACCGAGACCTGCGTGGTGCTCTAA
- a CDS encoding ATP-binding cassette domain-containing protein, whose protein sequence is MNNNPLVTVENLSFTYERGPQALDKLNFDVNKGEVIAILGANGSGKTTLCFHLNGIIPTVYAGTEKGQVYVAGMDPWETPIIKLAFHVSMVLQDPETQFVTNDVDSELAFGPANLCIPREEILRRMEFAKEICGLQEMGDRSPKELSGGQKQRVAFGAALTMLPQLLVLDEPTSQLDPIGTKEILETLHRLTSEEDLTIIVSTHKTKEIAPLASRVLVLDKGKQFAYGPPREVFKRTEELSKIGVNPPDVTLLCKALEKKIPGFKEKYESRGGIPITLEEAFELLKGLLDEGFLKIKWTEPEPPPTPTTDVVIDVDDVVFVYPGRVPVTALKGVSLQVRKGEVVAIIGQNGSGKTTLVKHFVGLLTPTEGAVRVEGHDVKGMTTGALAKTVSLILQNPDYQLFSISTEKEIEFGLKNLKLPQEEVKKRVDFALKEVGLEEMRDIFPFRLSFGDRRKLAAAAGIAMDPEILILDEPTTAQDYDGRHKLCQIAMDMQKRGKTVVMISHDMDLIATYAPRVIVMGGGKILADGPTRDVFAMADVLKSADIRPPQIAELSLLLKDYGIEKLLLSVKEMVEIFEGGSA, encoded by the coding sequence ATGAACAACAATCCCCTTGTCACCGTTGAAAATCTCTCATTTACTTACGAGCGAGGCCCTCAAGCTCTTGACAAACTTAATTTTGATGTGAATAAAGGAGAAGTAATTGCCATTCTTGGTGCTAATGGCTCAGGAAAGACGACTCTGTGTTTTCATCTCAATGGGATTATTCCCACCGTCTATGCTGGTACTGAGAAAGGGCAAGTCTACGTTGCTGGTATGGATCCTTGGGAAACTCCGATTATTAAACTCGCATTTCATGTGAGCATGGTCCTTCAAGATCCTGAAACGCAGTTTGTAACGAATGACGTTGATTCAGAGCTCGCATTTGGCCCCGCGAATCTGTGTATCCCTCGCGAAGAGATTCTACGAAGAATGGAATTCGCAAAGGAGATTTGTGGTCTTCAAGAGATGGGTGATCGTAGTCCTAAAGAGCTCAGTGGGGGGCAGAAGCAGAGAGTGGCTTTTGGTGCCGCTCTGACCATGTTGCCGCAGCTCCTAGTCCTCGACGAGCCTACTAGTCAGCTTGATCCAATTGGAACAAAAGAGATACTTGAGACCCTTCATAGGCTCACCTCCGAAGAAGACCTGACGATTATTGTTTCTACACACAAGACAAAAGAAATTGCACCTTTAGCATCTAGAGTGCTTGTGCTTGACAAGGGAAAGCAGTTTGCTTACGGTCCACCCAGAGAAGTGTTTAAGCGAACTGAAGAACTATCTAAGATCGGTGTTAATCCCCCCGATGTGACTTTGCTCTGTAAGGCCCTTGAGAAGAAGATCCCAGGGTTCAAGGAAAAATACGAGTCGCGAGGTGGGATCCCAATTACGCTGGAGGAGGCTTTTGAACTTCTTAAGGGTCTTCTTGATGAGGGCTTCCTTAAGATCAAATGGACCGAACCAGAACCTCCACCCACGCCTACTACTGATGTTGTTATTGATGTAGATGATGTTGTCTTTGTTTATCCCGGGCGAGTGCCTGTCACTGCTCTTAAAGGGGTTTCTCTCCAAGTTCGCAAGGGAGAGGTTGTCGCAATAATTGGGCAGAATGGCAGTGGAAAGACTACTCTTGTAAAACATTTTGTTGGTCTTCTCACGCCTACAGAAGGAGCCGTACGAGTCGAAGGGCATGATGTTAAAGGGATGACCACTGGAGCACTTGCAAAAACAGTGTCATTGATTCTTCAAAATCCTGATTACCAATTATTCTCGATCAGTACAGAGAAAGAGATCGAGTTCGGACTGAAAAACCTCAAGCTCCCACAAGAAGAGGTAAAGAAGCGTGTGGACTTTGCATTGAAAGAAGTCGGTCTTGAGGAAATGCGTGACATATTTCCGTTCCGCCTTAGTTTCGGAGACCGGCGAAAACTGGCTGCTGCTGCTGGCATAGCCATGGATCCTGAAATACTCATTCTTGACGAACCAACAACAGCTCAGGATTACGATGGTCGTCACAAGCTCTGTCAGATAGCAATGGATATGCAAAAGAGAGGCAAGACCGTGGTCATGATTTCCCACGATATGGATCTGATTGCAACATATGCACCACGAGTGATAGTTATGGGTGGTGGGAAGATACTGGCGGACGGACCAACTCGTGATGTATTTGCAATGGCTGATGTTTTGAAATCGGCAGATATCCGTCCTCCACAGATCGCTGAACTCTCTCTCTTATTGAAAGATTATGGCATTGAGAAATTACTACTCTCGGTCAAAGAAATGGTCGAGATCTTTGAAGGAGGGAGTGCGTAA
- a CDS encoding FAD-dependent oxidoreductase has protein sequence MKKHDVVIIGGGPGGVMTALSARNTYPEKSILLIRREKTALIPCGIPYVLHTLASVEDNILPDAPLDKNKIELMIDEAVNVDGDAKIIELKSGEKIEYDKLVLAVGTEPFVPPIPGIDLDGVYFIRKEMDYLKELKKRLGESKNIVIVGGGFIGVETADELLRAEKNVVMVEKLASPLPLSMDKEFGDMVGDILSEKGAEVVTGLSVKDIVGNGKVEKVVLENGKEYPADIVIVAVGYRPNLKLAEKIGLAVDKRYGIVVDEYMRTSIKDIYAVGDCTTKRHFLTADYTKLMLASTAMAQGRLVGSGLFGIKVIKEFLGFLGTFSTKVCDVAFASVGLTEDMAKAAGIDYVVGTHEGPDRHPGKLPGASKVYVKLLFARYSHQILGAQIRGGDSVGEMINLLSVMVQNRMTDLEIDALQIGTHPLLTASPLAYPIISATVNAIMKWYHKVKSK, from the coding sequence ATGAAAAAACACGACGTGGTCATAATTGGTGGCGGTCCAGGTGGAGTAATGACTGCTCTTTCTGCACGGAATACATATCCCGAGAAGAGTATTCTATTAATTCGCCGAGAAAAGACTGCTCTAATCCCTTGTGGTATCCCGTATGTGCTGCATACTCTCGCTTCTGTTGAAGATAACATATTGCCGGATGCACCCTTGGACAAGAACAAGATCGAGCTCATGATTGACGAAGCAGTAAATGTCGATGGTGATGCGAAGATTATCGAGTTGAAGAGTGGTGAAAAGATCGAGTACGACAAGCTGGTTCTTGCTGTGGGTACTGAACCATTCGTGCCCCCGATTCCAGGTATCGATCTTGATGGTGTCTATTTCATCAGGAAGGAGATGGACTACCTGAAAGAACTCAAGAAGCGGCTTGGTGAGAGTAAGAATATTGTGATTGTCGGTGGCGGTTTCATAGGCGTGGAGACCGCCGATGAGCTGTTGCGGGCCGAAAAGAACGTCGTCATGGTCGAAAAGCTTGCATCTCCTCTGCCATTGTCTATGGACAAGGAATTTGGGGACATGGTTGGCGACATCTTGAGCGAGAAAGGTGCCGAGGTTGTTACTGGTCTCTCAGTAAAGGATATTGTTGGCAACGGAAAGGTGGAGAAAGTAGTTCTTGAGAATGGCAAAGAATATCCTGCTGATATCGTCATTGTGGCTGTTGGCTATCGTCCCAACCTGAAACTGGCTGAGAAGATTGGGCTCGCCGTAGACAAGAGGTATGGGATCGTTGTTGATGAATATATGCGGACCTCGATAAAGGACATCTATGCTGTTGGGGACTGCACGACAAAGAGACACTTTTTGACAGCCGATTACACAAAACTGATGCTTGCGTCAACTGCTATGGCTCAGGGCAGGCTGGTAGGTTCTGGCCTCTTTGGAATAAAAGTGATCAAGGAGTTCTTGGGCTTTCTGGGAACCTTCTCAACTAAGGTCTGTGATGTCGCTTTTGCCTCTGTTGGCCTTACTGAGGATATGGCCAAGGCCGCAGGCATTGACTATGTTGTTGGGACACACGAGGGTCCAGATCGACATCCCGGAAAACTGCCGGGCGCTAGTAAGGTGTACGTGAAGCTTCTCTTCGCACGATACTCCCATCAGATCCTTGGAGCCCAGATTCGTGGTGGCGACTCTGTTGGTGAGATGATCAATCTGTTGTCAGTGATGGTCCAGAACAGAATGACAGATCTGGAGATTGATGCATTGCAGATTGGGACTCATCCTCTCCTGACCGCATCTCCGCTGGCATATCCAATAATTTCTGCGACGGTCAATGCGATCATGAAATGGTATCACAAAGTGAAATCGAAGTAA
- a CDS encoding lamin tail domain-containing protein, producing the protein MRWRMLIAALIICFLIVGVVVIYVYVINRPPFDTTAPIVIITSPSDGDSLAGTVTISFTATDETFINETEIYIDNSLRAATTTYMWNTTAEKNGNHSILCRAGDSSGNWGQAVITIVVNNSPPSPPPDENVTQTTYTDAFKVMSYNIEESGANENWKEVVKEENPDILVLIETGTFDDNGNETLDEIVSEFNTYFSNELPYEGYCTQGISYSTDGEAILSRFPVIEFKQIPIVKLDNGSNYDVTHDFVDAVVNVSGTDMHVIGAHLKARDGSSNEWRRERETEGIINYMDGLGNVPILYMGDLNSFSPDDTGSLAPHGDLGYGPMTMMLYPNDPTYGQYASAVHNFTDVFRTLNPTDPGYTYGHQDAYYLSRIDFLVTNQFFSGRLINSTVGDTPSADTGSDHYCVDVFIRANLTTHQDHEPPAKVTGLTTADVSFSEINLSWTPNSESDISHYRIYRDGILLAQIYDNTYNDTGLNQSTSYVYEVSAVDTSLNEGPRSDPLNVSTTSKGDPDLVVINEFLPDPDTVYSDEWIELYNPQDVDANISGYFLDDIAINGSNPYLIPKGTVISAHGYLVFYKSTTGINLNNVNDTVNLIRPDGITIIDTYEYNSTMNDISIGRETDGGDTWTTFSFPTPGASNTNERVPADAVVINEFLPSPNTLYTEEWIELYNPLNESVDISRYILDDIVTGGSGPYTIPSGTIIPANGFALFNYTTTGIALNNAGDNVTLLRPNYREIIDSYSYNSSTSDVSIGRITDGNATWTTFVSPTPGASNVHSSSAAADSICINEFLPDPDTLYSEEWIELYNPLNESVDLSGYILDDITGGGSSPYTIPSGTIIPAFGFILFNQSTTGIALNNAGDTVNFLKPDGSTVVDSHAYNSSTDDVSIGRTTDGGANWTTFIAPTPGASNVVPSSNADAVVINEFLPDPDTAYSEEWIELYNPLNESVDISGYILDDITSGGSSPYTIPQGTIISAYGFALFNQSTTGIALNNAGDTVNFLSPNGTVLDSYTYNSSSNDVSYGRSTDGNSTWKTFASPTPGASNGASPLLSNDMLLKRGSPEIVDLRIQTSTEQCSHKRGPNHLEERLPHRGCDYIRDSGNIIW; encoded by the coding sequence TTGAGATGGAGAATGCTCATAGCCGCTCTTATCATCTGTTTTTTAATCGTAGGTGTAGTTGTGATCTACGTATACGTCATTAATAGACCTCCATTCGATACTACAGCTCCCATAGTCATCATTACCAGCCCATCTGACGGGGACTCACTGGCAGGGACTGTCACCATATCCTTTACCGCAACAGATGAAACCTTCATCAATGAAACTGAGATCTACATCGATAATTCCCTTCGGGCCGCCACGACAACGTACATGTGGAATACAACCGCTGAGAAAAACGGTAATCATTCAATTCTCTGCCGTGCAGGTGATAGTTCCGGTAACTGGGGGCAAGCCGTCATCACGATCGTTGTGAATAACAGTCCGCCTTCACCACCACCAGATGAAAATGTGACACAGACAACCTATACAGATGCCTTCAAGGTCATGAGCTATAATATCGAGGAGAGTGGGGCAAACGAGAATTGGAAAGAGGTCGTAAAAGAGGAGAACCCGGACATTCTTGTTCTCATCGAAACTGGCACATTCGATGATAACGGAAATGAAACACTTGACGAGATAGTATCAGAGTTCAACACGTATTTTTCCAATGAACTCCCGTATGAGGGATACTGCACTCAGGGCATCTCCTACTCGACTGATGGAGAGGCTATATTAAGCAGATTCCCCGTGATCGAGTTCAAGCAGATTCCCATTGTGAAACTCGATAATGGAAGCAACTACGATGTCACACATGATTTCGTGGACGCTGTTGTGAATGTTAGCGGAACAGACATGCATGTGATAGGAGCCCACCTGAAGGCAAGAGATGGAAGTAGCAATGAATGGCGGCGGGAACGCGAGACCGAGGGAATCATCAATTATATGGATGGTCTAGGAAATGTTCCAATTCTGTACATGGGAGACCTCAATTCGTTTTCGCCCGATGATACAGGGAGCCTTGCGCCCCATGGCGATCTCGGTTATGGGCCTATGACCATGATGCTCTATCCCAACGATCCCACCTATGGTCAATACGCCTCGGCAGTCCACAATTTCACTGATGTCTTCCGTACGCTGAATCCAACAGATCCCGGGTACACATATGGCCATCAGGATGCATACTATTTATCACGAATCGACTTTCTTGTAACGAACCAGTTCTTTAGTGGGCGACTGATCAACTCCACTGTTGGCGACACACCATCAGCAGATACAGGCTCGGACCATTATTGCGTGGACGTGTTCATCAGAGCCAATCTGACCACACATCAAGATCATGAGCCACCAGCAAAGGTCACAGGATTGACCACAGCAGATGTCAGCTTCTCAGAGATCAATCTCTCATGGACCCCAAATAGTGAATCGGACATCTCACACTACCGTATATACCGAGATGGAATATTGCTCGCTCAGATATATGATAACACATACAATGACACCGGTCTCAACCAGTCAACTTCATACGTCTATGAGGTCTCAGCAGTGGATACGAGTCTGAACGAGGGGCCACGCTCGGACCCATTAAATGTCAGCACCACAAGTAAGGGCGATCCGGATCTTGTGGTCATTAACGAGTTCCTCCCTGACCCGGACACCGTATACTCTGATGAATGGATCGAACTCTACAACCCTCAAGATGTTGATGCCAATATCTCCGGCTATTTTCTCGACGACATCGCAATAAATGGCTCAAACCCATACCTCATCCCGAAGGGGACCGTGATCTCAGCACACGGATACCTTGTGTTCTACAAGAGCACAACAGGAATCAACCTCAACAATGTGAACGATACTGTCAATCTCATCAGACCGGATGGGATCACAATCATTGACACATACGAGTACAACAGTACAATGAACGACATAAGTATCGGACGTGAGACAGATGGTGGAGACACGTGGACAACATTTTCGTTTCCGACGCCCGGCGCATCTAACACGAATGAACGTGTTCCGGCTGATGCAGTGGTGATCAATGAGTTTTTGCCAAGCCCCAATACGCTCTATACAGAAGAGTGGATCGAACTCTATAATCCGCTCAACGAGTCTGTAGATATCTCACGATACATACTTGATGATATCGTGACTGGCGGCTCTGGCCCCTATACGATCCCATCCGGAACCATCATTCCGGCCAATGGCTTTGCTCTCTTCAACTACACAACAACCGGAATCGCCCTCAATAATGCAGGGGACAACGTGACCCTCTTGCGACCGAACTACAGAGAGATCATTGATTCGTATTCGTACAACTCGTCTACCAGCGATGTGAGCATTGGTCGTATCACTGATGGAAATGCGACTTGGACAACATTTGTCTCGCCCACACCAGGAGCATCCAATGTACACTCCAGCTCGGCTGCTGCCGATTCAATATGCATCAACGAATTTCTCCCGGACCCCGATACGTTATACTCCGAAGAGTGGATCGAACTCTATAATCCGCTCAATGAGTCTGTTGATCTGTCAGGATACATACTTGACGACATCACGGGTGGCGGCTCCAGCCCCTATACGATTCCTTCGGGAACAATCATCCCCGCATTTGGATTTATACTATTTAATCAGAGCACAACAGGGATTGCCCTCAATAATGCAGGGGACACCGTGAACTTCTTGAAACCCGATGGATCTACAGTCGTGGATTCACACGCATATAATTCATCAACGGATGATGTGAGTATCGGCCGTACAACAGATGGAGGGGCCAATTGGACCACCTTTATCGCCCCAACACCGGGTGCGTCTAATGTAGTGCCAAGCTCTAATGCTGATGCGGTGGTCATTAACGAGTTCCTACCCGACCCAGACACGGCATACTCGGAAGAGTGGATCGAACTCTACAATCCATTGAACGAGTCCGTTGACATATCAGGATACATTCTGGACGACATAACATCCGGAGGCTCGAGTCCATATACGATTCCCCAGGGGACGATCATCAGCGCTTACGGTTTTGCTCTCTTCAACCAGAGCACAACGGGAATTGCTCTCAATAATGCGGGGGACACCGTGAACTTTCTCAGTCCCAATGGCACGGTACTCGATTCATATACATACAACTCCTCATCTAATGATGTCAGCTATGGTCGTAGTACTGATGGTAACAGCACATGGAAGACCTTTGCCTCCCCCACACCGGGTGCCAGCAATGGAGCATCACCATTGTTGAGCAATGATATGCTACTGAAGAGAGGATCACCCGAGATAGTCGATCTAAGGATTCAAACATCAACAGAGCAGTGTTCACACAAGAGAGGCCCCAATCATCTTGAAGAGAGGTTGCCCCACCGTGGCTGCGATTATATTCGAGATAGCGGGAATATAATCTGGTAG
- a CDS encoding FAD-binding protein encodes MSDVVVELRKILNPENIVTSRVDLVAYARDLTPYFAPPEVIVFPENREQVVEIIQLADRLRIPITPRGGGASFQGSSLPVSGGIVLDTSRMNKILEISVEDLLAVVQPGVRYETLDKALADHGLMFPHDVGSHDAASIGGILASDSNGHHGYKYGRVSPWIRELEVVMADGSVLHVGTRAPRYNMGYNLASLISGSEGTLGIITEATINLIPRPKYEASVGAFFDDLDELVKASHEITMRGVEAATLEATDGYTVKTINDVMNLGFPECEANFVGDLHAYDESDLERRANLMAEILREHGGKDIIIARDPKTIDKLWAPRLAIDVAIVRIYPGYREVGFAAADPCVPLSKQSEAIREIGRIIRSHDIIAAVFCHTGIGIIHPAVLIDPDNKEHWRAVKLSEKEILDYVISIGGVVSAEHGFGYVKNPYVSQAVGPTKLEIDRRIKDLFDPHGILNPQKMGLQTEERDKDVRPIHSAYVTDEDAWR; translated from the coding sequence TTGTCGGATGTCGTGGTTGAATTACGGAAGATATTGAATCCTGAAAATATTGTTACTTCGAGAGTCGATCTTGTGGCTTATGCGAGAGATCTCACTCCATACTTTGCTCCTCCTGAGGTTATTGTGTTCCCAGAGAATCGAGAGCAGGTCGTTGAGATTATACAGCTGGCCGATAGACTGAGGATTCCGATTACTCCACGGGGTGGTGGTGCCTCTTTTCAGGGATCCTCACTACCTGTTTCGGGTGGAATCGTGTTGGACACGAGCCGCATGAATAAAATATTGGAAATAAGTGTGGAAGACCTTCTTGCAGTAGTGCAACCTGGTGTACGGTATGAAACATTGGATAAAGCACTTGCTGATCACGGGTTGATGTTTCCTCATGATGTGGGCAGCCATGATGCAGCAAGCATTGGAGGTATACTCGCATCGGACTCAAATGGGCATCATGGATACAAGTACGGACGGGTAAGCCCTTGGATTCGTGAACTCGAAGTCGTAATGGCCGATGGTTCTGTATTACATGTTGGCACAAGAGCTCCGCGATACAACATGGGCTATAATCTCGCATCCCTCATTTCTGGTTCAGAAGGAACATTGGGGATCATCACAGAGGCGACCATTAACCTGATCCCCCGTCCAAAATATGAGGCGAGTGTTGGAGCATTCTTTGACGACTTGGACGAGTTAGTTAAAGCGTCTCATGAGATTACGATGAGGGGCGTTGAAGCGGCTACTTTGGAGGCGACTGATGGGTATACTGTCAAGACCATCAATGATGTCATGAATCTCGGATTTCCAGAATGTGAGGCCAATTTTGTTGGTGATCTTCATGCTTATGATGAATCCGACCTAGAGCGTCGGGCCAATCTCATGGCCGAAATTCTTCGTGAGCATGGTGGAAAAGATATCATCATTGCGCGAGACCCGAAGACCATCGATAAGTTGTGGGCGCCCCGCTTGGCGATTGATGTGGCCATTGTCCGAATTTATCCTGGTTATCGTGAGGTGGGTTTCGCAGCTGCGGATCCATGTGTACCTCTCTCAAAGCAGAGCGAGGCTATTCGAGAGATTGGTCGTATTATCCGTTCGCATGATATCATAGCAGCCGTGTTCTGTCATACTGGGATTGGAATTATTCATCCCGCAGTATTGATTGATCCTGATAATAAAGAGCATTGGCGTGCAGTGAAGCTTTCTGAGAAAGAGATACTGGACTATGTCATAAGTATTGGCGGTGTTGTCAGTGCTGAACATGGGTTTGGTTATGTCAAGAATCCATATGTTTCTCAAGCAGTCGGTCCTACAAAACTGGAGATTGATCGAAGGATAAAGGATCTCTTTGACCCTCATGGGATATTGAATCCACAAAAGATGGGTCTCCAGACAGAGGAACGTGACAAGGATGTGCGGCCAATCCATTCTGCCTACGTAACGGATGAGGACGCTTGGAGGTGA